One region of Asterias rubens chromosome 5, eAstRub1.3, whole genome shotgun sequence genomic DNA includes:
- the LOC117290929 gene encoding dehydrogenase/reductase SDR family member 11-like → MAGTTDCMQRWVGHVALVTGASTGIGQGIARSLVKHGMKVIGCARNIKAIQDDMQMLSSDSSISGSLHAIKCDLTKEDEILAMFAEIKEKFGGVDVCINNAGLNHARSIGAGSMGILNGETDKWRNMLELNVLAPAVCTREAVKQMEEKGTKDGQIIMIGSLSGHRITQLKEIHFYCVTKYGITAMIEGIRIELREKNSRIRVAAISPGIVETEFRQRMYPDEDPEKANKLYRTMEEPLQVDDIAEAVLYILQTPPHVQVHDIMLRPTAQKT, encoded by the exons ATGGCTGGCACCACAGATTGTATGCAGAGATGGGttggacatgttgccttggttACAGGAGCCTCAACAGGTATTGGTCAAGGTATAGCCAGGTCGCTAGTCAAACATGGAATGAAAGTTATTGGCTGCGCAAGGAACATCAAGGCTATTCAG GATGACATGCAGATGTTGTCAAGTGATAGCTCAATATCCGGTTCACTACATGCTATCAAGTGTGATTTGACAAAGGAAGACGAGATTCTTGCTATGTTTGCTGAAATCAAAGAGAAGTTTGGTGGAGTGGATGTCTGTATAAATAATGCAGGTCTAAATCATGCCAGGTCTATTGGTGCTGGAAGTATGGGTATTCTGAATGGAGAAACGGACAAGTGGAGAAATATGCTTGAA TTGAATGTTTTAGCTCCAGCTGTATGTACCCGGGAGGCTGTGAAGCAGATGGAAGAGAAAGGAACTAAAGATGGCCAGATTATTATGATCGGCAG TCTTTCTGGTCACAGAATTACCCAGCTAAAAGAGATACACTTTTACTGTGTCACCAAATATGGGATAACTGCCATGATTGAAGGCATCAGAATAGAGCTAAGAGAAAAGAACAGCAGAATCAGAGTAGCA GCAATCTCACCAGGCATAGTAGAAACAGAGTTTAGACAACGCATGTATCCCGACGAAGACCCTGAAAAGGCAAACAAACTTTACCGAACCATGGAAGAG CCATTGCAAGTTGATGATATCGCAGAGGCAGTTTTGTACATACTTCAAACACCACCACATGTTCAG GTTCATGACATCATGCTTCGACCAACAGCTCAGAAGACTTAA
- the LOC117290648 gene encoding dehydrogenase/reductase SDR family member 11-like: protein MSSSHGELTMKRWAGRVALVTGASSGIGKAVAHDLVKQGMKVIGCARNAKAIEDDSILLKEASATGLLHPIKCDLSQEKDILAMFDVIWKKFGGVDVCINNAGLSHAASLLDGDTQKWKHMTDVNIIAVAICTRESIRQMAQKGADDGQIININSISGYKVTASRDSHFHTATKFAMSAMTEGVRQELREIGSMIRIASISPGIVETEFASRMYPDNPAKPEALYKSIQCIQPENISSTIRYILELPQHVQVHDIQIRPTEQKN from the exons ATGAGTTCATCGCACGGAGAACTAACAATGAAGAGATGGGCAGGTCGGGTAGCTCTTGTGACAGGGGCAAGTTCTGGAATCGGCAAAGCAGTGGCACATGACTTGGTCAAACAAGGAATGAAAGTGATCGGATGTGCACGAAACGCAAAAGCTATAGAG GACGACTCGATTCTTCTTAAGGAAGCATCCGCCACTGGGCTTCTTCATCCTATCAAATGCGACTTATCTCAAGAAAAGGACATCTTAGCAATGTTTGATGTTATTTGGAAGAAGTTTGGAGGAGTAGATGTGTGCATCAATAACGCTGGTCTCTCACATGCAGCTAGTCTTCTGGATGGAGATACACAGAAATGGAAACACATGACTGAT GTTAACATAATAGCAGTGGCAATCTGCACACGAGAGTCAATCCGGCAGATGGCACAGAAGGGTGCAGATGACGGACAAATTATCAATATCAACAG CATTTCTGGTTACAAGGTAACTGCAAGTCGAGATAGCCATTTCCACACTGCAACTAAGTTTGCCATGAGTGCTATGACTGAAGGGGTGCGGCAAGAACTCAGAGAAATAGGATCAATGATCCGAATCGCG AGTATATCACCTGGCATTGTAGAGACTGAGTTTGCATCCAGAATGTACCCAGATAATCCTGCCAAACCTGAGGCATTGTACAAGTCAATACAG TGTATACAACCAGAAAACATCTCCAGCACTATACGATACATCTTAGAGTTACCACAGCATGTACAG GTTCATGATATTCAAATACGGCCCACCGAACAGAAAAACTGA